Proteins from a single region of Runella sp. SP2:
- a CDS encoding PIG-L family deacetylase, translating to MRKPLFLFHCLLLTTICHFIHAQVKPLTSSEILLNLKKLNVVGSAMHIAAHPDDENTLLLTYLSKERLVKTQYLALTRGDGGQNLIGPEQGEYIGIIRTQELLAARRIDGAEQLFSRAYDFGFSKTREETLKFWGENNVLSDVVYHIRKNQPDVLITRFPPDARAGHGHHNSSAFLAEIAFKMAGDPTKFPEQLKEVQTWQPKRIVWNSFSPGFNNQKPTDKGTFITVDIGGYNPLIGKSHAEIAAESRSSHKSQGFGSGANRNARVDFMLHKDGVPAEKDLFDGVDLTWSRVKGSEQVAQLIDQAIRNYNVSYPASSVPVLVKIYEELGKLDAKNLYVQQKKAEVEVLLQNCLGLWFETNPTDYAVAVGDRAPLKVSVVKRSDFPIKLTRLQFIGASKDTTLTLEMKNNELSVFSFAPTVPANTPISQPYWLVKPIKDGAFQIDDQSKLSTPENIPTLQTAFTFEISGQKFTFTKPWVFKSTDPVDGEVYRPFEIRPEATANVSEKVYVFADNQPKTVDIVVKAHRANVKGTLTFDVPAGWRVEPMQLPFEMREKYQEQTVSVKVFPSAQQSDVKLKVITKTDNGENSYSLRSVEYKHIPTQTIYPSATTALVKLDIKNKAKNIGYIAGAGDEVPAALRQMGCQVTLLDEGALNKNLSVYDAIVVGVRAYNTEERIKYFQPKLMEYVKNGGTMVVQYVTAGGFGNTLKVQEMGPYPFKVGRDRVTEEDAEMRILQPAHPILNTPNKITTKDFEGWIQERGIYFAVEWDKNYVPLFSANDTGDAAKEGSLIYTQYGKGHFIYTGIVFFRELPAGVPGAYRLFANMISLGKK from the coding sequence ATGAGAAAACCCCTATTTCTTTTTCATTGCTTGTTGCTTACCACAATTTGTCACTTCATCCACGCCCAAGTAAAACCCCTCACCTCGAGTGAAATTTTACTGAACCTAAAAAAATTGAATGTAGTGGGTAGTGCCATGCACATTGCCGCTCACCCCGACGACGAAAATACCCTCCTACTCACCTATTTATCCAAAGAAAGGCTCGTAAAGACGCAGTACCTCGCCCTTACCCGTGGCGATGGTGGCCAAAACCTCATCGGCCCCGAACAAGGCGAATACATTGGGATTATTCGTACGCAAGAATTATTGGCCGCTCGTCGGATTGACGGCGCAGAGCAGCTTTTCTCGCGGGCATACGATTTTGGATTCTCAAAAACCCGCGAAGAAACCTTGAAGTTTTGGGGGGAAAATAACGTGCTGTCGGATGTCGTATATCACATTCGTAAAAACCAGCCCGATGTTCTTATTACACGTTTTCCGCCAGATGCCCGCGCAGGGCACGGTCACCACAACTCTTCGGCCTTTTTGGCTGAAATTGCCTTTAAAATGGCAGGTGACCCAACAAAATTTCCTGAACAACTCAAAGAAGTACAAACTTGGCAGCCCAAGCGCATCGTCTGGAACTCGTTTTCGCCAGGTTTTAATAACCAAAAGCCTACTGACAAAGGCACATTCATAACGGTGGACATTGGCGGCTATAACCCACTTATCGGAAAATCGCACGCCGAAATCGCCGCCGAAAGCCGAAGTTCGCACAAAAGTCAAGGGTTTGGCTCGGGAGCCAACCGCAATGCCCGCGTCGATTTTATGCTTCACAAAGACGGGGTTCCTGCCGAAAAAGATTTGTTTGACGGTGTCGATCTTACTTGGAGCCGCGTCAAAGGCAGCGAGCAAGTAGCCCAGCTCATCGACCAAGCCATCCGCAATTACAACGTGAGTTACCCAGCTTCGTCAGTACCTGTTTTGGTGAAAATTTATGAAGAATTGGGCAAACTCGACGCAAAAAACTTGTATGTACAACAAAAAAAGGCCGAAGTGGAAGTTTTGCTTCAAAATTGCCTTGGCCTTTGGTTTGAAACAAATCCGACGGATTATGCTGTGGCCGTGGGCGACCGCGCACCGCTGAAAGTTAGCGTTGTTAAGCGCAGCGATTTCCCCATCAAACTCACTCGTTTACAGTTTATTGGGGCATCAAAAGACACTACTCTGACGTTGGAAATGAAAAACAACGAGCTTTCAGTGTTTTCGTTTGCGCCTACCGTTCCTGCCAACACGCCCATCAGCCAGCCTTATTGGTTGGTCAAACCTATCAAAGACGGGGCATTTCAGATTGATGACCAATCAAAACTTTCAACACCTGAAAATATCCCAACCCTCCAAACGGCGTTTACGTTTGAAATTAGTGGACAAAAATTCACCTTCACGAAACCGTGGGTTTTTAAATCAACCGACCCCGTGGACGGCGAAGTTTATCGTCCGTTTGAAATTCGGCCAGAGGCTACCGCAAACGTTTCGGAAAAAGTATATGTTTTTGCTGACAATCAACCCAAAACGGTGGATATCGTAGTGAAAGCCCACCGCGCCAATGTAAAAGGTACGTTGACGTTTGACGTACCTGCGGGCTGGCGCGTAGAACCTATGCAATTGCCGTTTGAAATGCGAGAAAAATACCAAGAGCAAACGGTTTCGGTCAAAGTATTCCCATCGGCCCAGCAAAGTGACGTCAAGCTCAAAGTGATTACCAAGACTGACAACGGCGAAAATTCGTACAGCCTTCGTTCGGTAGAATACAAGCACATTCCTACCCAAACCATTTATCCAAGTGCAACCACCGCTTTGGTAAAATTGGACATCAAAAACAAGGCAAAAAACATTGGATACATTGCGGGTGCGGGCGACGAAGTTCCAGCAGCACTTCGCCAAATGGGCTGCCAAGTGACGTTGCTCGATGAAGGGGCACTCAACAAAAACTTGTCAGTTTATGATGCCATCGTGGTAGGTGTGCGCGCTTACAACACCGAAGAACGCATCAAATATTTTCAACCAAAACTGATGGAATACGTCAAAAATGGCGGTACAATGGTGGTTCAATACGTGACAGCGGGTGGTTTTGGAAATACACTCAAGGTACAAGAAATGGGGCCGTATCCGTTCAAAGTTGGCCGCGACCGCGTGACCGAAGAAGATGCCGAAATGCGGATTTTACAACCTGCTCACCCGATTTTGAATACGCCTAATAAAATAACAACCAAAGATTTTGAAGGTTGGATACAAGAACGGGGAATCTATTTTGCCGTAGAGTGGGACAAAAATTACGTGCCCCTTTTCTCGGCCAACGACACAGGCGATGCAGCCAAAGAAGGAAGTTTGATTTATACCCAATACGGAAAAGGCCACTTCATTTACACAGGCATCGTATTTTTCCGCGAATTACCTGCTGGCGTGCCTGGGGCTTATCGTTTGTTTGCCAATATGATTTCGTTGGGAAAGAAATAA
- a CDS encoding RNA polymerase sigma factor — translation MDTPIDEQQLWQDFQQGDDDAYTQLYRLHVRAMYRYGLSLVPVSEAFVLDCIHDVFAEIWAKKTRLTVPENVRYYLLKSLKTRILHLLKRHERPHLFVSQPDFDDLWAEPSSDELLMQEEESFDREQLIKRLVSQLPPRQQEAIRLRFVENMEYTQIAELLSMNRQSAQNLVFRAVEKLRSWLLPSLFYIFQVFFNSK, via the coding sequence ATGGACACCCCCATCGACGAGCAACAACTTTGGCAGGATTTTCAGCAGGGTGACGACGACGCATATACCCAGCTCTATCGCCTCCACGTCAGGGCCATGTACCGTTACGGGCTTAGTTTAGTACCTGTTTCTGAAGCATTTGTCTTAGATTGTATTCACGATGTATTTGCCGAAATTTGGGCAAAAAAAACACGCCTTACGGTTCCAGAAAACGTTCGGTATTACTTGCTCAAATCCCTCAAAACCCGCATTTTACACCTTCTCAAACGCCATGAGCGTCCGCATCTATTTGTTTCTCAACCCGATTTTGATGACCTCTGGGCCGAGCCTTCGAGCGATGAACTCCTGATGCAAGAAGAGGAGTCTTTTGATCGAGAACAGTTAATCAAACGCCTTGTTAGCCAACTCCCCCCGCGTCAGCAGGAAGCCATACGACTACGTTTTGTGGAAAATATGGAATACACCCAAATCGCCGAGCTCCTCTCCATGAATCGGCAATCTGCTCAAAATCTGGTCTTTAGGGCAGTCGAAAAATTAAGAAGCTGGCTGCTGCCTTCTCTTTTTTACATTTTTCAAGTTTTTTTTAACAGTAAGTGA
- a CDS encoding FecR family protein, with protein MPNQYAFYSAADFVIDDAFLKHQLTPTPASTDWWNSWLAENPSQQEEWNKAVQLLEAVRLGLNDYTRTYLTPETEAMLLSRIQATNRLHDEEEAPTRSLWSQPWIRYVAAASVVGLIGIGWWGQQSFQRRTQPYQAYVATLDESKIEKVNQGDKPLYFQLPDGSKVTLFAKSRLSFDHFFGKKNRSVYLSGKAFFEVKKQPNSPFFVYANELVTKVLGTSFVVQAYPNDKQVEVQVKTGKVSVFTQNDPSKAQKLSNRELEGIVLTPNQQITLNRQELRLARALVPEPQLLAQPIPLPAFEFEEAPVPQVLDLIEKAYGIHIVYDAELLSSCTLTASLSEESLAQKIKLICQAIDATSETIDAQIIIYSKGCH; from the coding sequence GTGCCAAACCAATACGCTTTTTACTCGGCAGCAGATTTTGTCATCGACGATGCTTTTTTAAAGCACCAACTTACGCCCACCCCTGCTTCAACCGACTGGTGGAATAGCTGGCTTGCTGAAAACCCGTCCCAACAAGAAGAATGGAACAAAGCAGTGCAGTTGCTCGAAGCCGTGCGTTTGGGATTGAACGATTATACCCGTACCTACCTCACCCCCGAAACCGAAGCGATGTTATTGTCGCGCATTCAGGCCACCAACCGCCTGCATGACGAAGAGGAAGCGCCCACTCGCTCGCTGTGGAGTCAGCCGTGGATTCGGTACGTGGCAGCGGCCAGTGTGGTAGGTTTGATAGGTATCGGCTGGTGGGGGCAGCAGTCATTTCAGCGCCGTACCCAACCCTACCAAGCATACGTAGCAACCCTCGATGAGTCAAAAATTGAGAAGGTAAACCAAGGCGATAAGCCTCTTTATTTTCAGCTCCCTGACGGCTCGAAAGTCACCCTTTTTGCCAAAAGTCGTTTGAGTTTTGACCATTTTTTTGGAAAAAAAAATCGCAGTGTTTATTTGTCGGGAAAAGCCTTTTTTGAGGTCAAAAAACAGCCAAATTCGCCATTTTTCGTGTATGCCAACGAACTTGTTACCAAGGTATTAGGCACCAGTTTTGTGGTACAAGCATACCCCAACGACAAACAAGTGGAAGTCCAAGTAAAGACGGGCAAAGTATCGGTATTTACCCAAAACGACCCCTCAAAAGCCCAAAAGTTGAGCAACCGCGAATTGGAAGGAATTGTGTTGACTCCTAACCAACAAATTACGCTCAACCGGCAAGAACTCCGACTGGCGAGGGCTTTGGTACCCGAGCCCCAGCTTTTGGCTCAGCCTATTCCCCTGCCCGCATTTGAGTTTGAAGAAGCACCCGTTCCGCAGGTGTTAGACCTCATTGAAAAAGCTTATGGCATCCATATTGTCTATGATGCCGAGCTTCTCTCCTCTTGCACCCTCACGGCTTCACTTTCGGAGGAATCGCTCGCCCAAAAAATCAAACTGATTTGCCAAGCAATAGACGCCACCTCCGAAACCATTGATGCTCAAATTATTATTTACTCCAAAGGTTGCCATTAG
- a CDS encoding SusC/RagA family TonB-linked outer membrane protein, with the protein MRNPLRLRSLAMRTVCVTCTMLLLSVLLIGVSYARETFAQELLQQRITLKADEQSVKAVLTKIEKLTSVKFLYSPSLIKSERKVNLNAVNEPLSKVLETLLSPLQVSYEVAGKQVILKQEPLPQPVEKKASVNPEPFAIEQPITGTITDAKGEVLAGVSVLVKGTNRGTSTNGEGKYSLVVQPSETLVFSFVGYIKKEIVVGNQTEINLVLNEDTQTLGEVVVTALGIKRDKRALGYSIQEINGESLAQAKEANVATSLAGKIAGVQVTRAGNGAGGSSRVVIRGANSLVGNSQPLYVIDGIPMDNSNVNSPSRWGGIDYGDGISNINPEDIESMSVLKGPNAAALYGQRGSNGVILITTKSGKSRKGVGIKYGIDYSVGDALVLPDFQDEYGQGLDGTFTHFRGNDGKIYTWAAAKAANIQGIPKMSGGRDRFTRASWGAKMEGQQYEDQWGNVLSLTPQPNTFQTFFNKERQMANNISLEGGNDNVNYRLSFGNTKIDGYTPGNTLNRNNISLRTMAKLTPKLDLDVKANYIGQRGNNRPTVSDAADNPAYLWISQPRSIPMSILENSTWTAEDVSKQLGYGTTPFVGLEKTYATNSSTANPYWTRDHTRNSDDRQRLIGLIKLSYQFNDWIRLTAKTGTDFYTDQRLRYREKGTYQSQNRNGDIIEEVTRVREDNSDVLLSLTPELSKDFSLSLNLGANHQKFYARTTGNTGTEFIAPNLYSINNTLINSYVFNLSESSINSVYAAGSVGFRDYLFVDFSARNDWSSTLSPANNSFFYPAVSGSLVVTDALNLQNSTLSFLKVRASWAQAGSSGSPYQLTGNYALDQTPHGGQPLGSFTSVIPDPNLKNELTTSLELGLEARFFKNRLGLTFAYYDASTKNQILNIPLPPSSTFTSRRINAGEIRNHGIELAITGTPVRTETGFSWDATFNFSRNRNQVVELAEGVSTFLLGDDRNVQVIATPGKPFGTIIGNGFQWLRDDKGNRLIDPTTGLPLKTNAKLLYEIGSALPNWIGGFNNTFRYKGFSLSGLMDVSQGGKIFSQSLREELVFGTIKKTLPGRDGSYVADGVVAQKNADGTWTSTGQTNTKQVRAQDYWNVIAPDKDNVVSEEMLNDASYIMFRELTFNYQLPSKIISKTPFRNIRAGVYGRNLFYLQRKTDGYAPEASSFNVNNSSLGLESTSLPLLRYFGFSLNLEL; encoded by the coding sequence ATGAGAAATCCTTTACGACTACGCAGTTTGGCGATGCGGACGGTTTGTGTAACCTGTACGATGCTATTACTGTCAGTATTACTGATTGGTGTGTCTTACGCCCGCGAAACATTCGCCCAAGAGTTGCTTCAGCAACGCATTACCCTTAAAGCCGACGAACAATCGGTAAAGGCAGTTTTAACGAAAATCGAAAAGCTTACATCGGTAAAGTTTTTGTACAGCCCTAGCCTCATTAAGTCAGAGCGCAAGGTCAATCTAAACGCCGTCAACGAGCCCCTCAGCAAAGTGCTTGAAACACTGCTTAGTCCGTTGCAAGTTTCGTACGAAGTGGCAGGGAAACAAGTCATTTTAAAGCAAGAACCCCTTCCCCAACCTGTCGAGAAAAAAGCGTCCGTTAACCCTGAACCCTTCGCGATTGAGCAACCCATAACGGGTACCATCACCGATGCGAAAGGAGAGGTTTTGGCGGGAGTAAGTGTACTGGTCAAAGGAACCAATCGTGGGACTTCTACCAACGGCGAAGGAAAATATAGCCTTGTTGTCCAACCTTCCGAAACGCTGGTTTTTTCGTTTGTGGGTTACATCAAAAAAGAAATTGTGGTTGGCAATCAAACTGAAATCAACCTTGTCTTAAACGAGGACACCCAAACCCTCGGCGAGGTGGTTGTCACAGCTTTGGGTATCAAACGCGACAAACGCGCCTTGGGTTATTCGATTCAGGAAATCAACGGCGAAAGCCTTGCTCAAGCCAAAGAAGCCAACGTAGCAACGTCATTGGCAGGGAAGATTGCGGGCGTACAAGTAACTCGCGCAGGCAACGGGGCAGGTGGGTCGTCGCGGGTTGTGATTCGGGGGGCCAATTCATTGGTGGGAAATAGCCAGCCACTGTACGTCATCGACGGGATTCCGATGGATAATAGCAATGTAAACTCTCCAAGCCGCTGGGGAGGAATCGACTACGGCGACGGAATCTCCAACATCAACCCCGAAGACATCGAAAGCATGTCGGTTTTGAAAGGGCCTAACGCCGCCGCCCTCTACGGTCAGCGCGGAAGCAACGGGGTCATCTTGATTACGACCAAATCGGGCAAATCACGCAAGGGCGTAGGCATCAAATACGGCATTGATTATTCGGTCGGTGACGCGCTAGTTTTACCTGATTTTCAAGACGAATACGGTCAAGGACTTGACGGAACGTTTACGCATTTCCGTGGCAACGATGGCAAAATTTATACGTGGGCAGCCGCAAAAGCCGCTAATATTCAGGGCATTCCCAAGATGAGTGGCGGACGCGACCGCTTTACCCGTGCCAGCTGGGGTGCCAAAATGGAAGGACAACAGTACGAAGACCAATGGGGAAATGTATTGAGCCTTACCCCTCAACCCAACACTTTCCAAACGTTTTTCAACAAAGAAAGACAGATGGCCAATAACATTAGCCTTGAAGGTGGAAACGACAATGTCAACTATCGTTTATCGTTTGGAAATACCAAAATCGACGGTTATACCCCAGGAAACACCCTCAACCGTAATAACATCAGCCTCCGTACGATGGCGAAACTTACGCCCAAGCTTGACCTTGACGTAAAAGCCAATTACATCGGTCAACGGGGTAACAATCGCCCAACTGTTTCGGATGCTGCCGACAACCCTGCCTATCTTTGGATTAGCCAACCACGCTCCATTCCTATGAGCATTTTGGAAAACTCAACTTGGACGGCAGAAGATGTAAGCAAACAACTGGGCTACGGCACCACCCCGTTTGTAGGTTTGGAAAAAACCTACGCCACCAACTCTTCAACGGCCAACCCTTATTGGACGCGCGACCATACCCGCAACTCCGACGACCGTCAGCGTTTGATTGGTTTGATAAAATTGAGTTATCAGTTTAATGATTGGATTCGTTTGACTGCCAAAACAGGTACTGACTTTTATACTGACCAGCGTCTTCGCTACCGCGAAAAAGGCACTTACCAAAGCCAAAACCGCAATGGAGATATTATTGAAGAAGTAACGCGCGTCCGCGAAGACAACAGCGACGTATTGCTGTCGTTGACCCCTGAGTTGTCAAAAGATTTTTCATTGTCGCTCAACCTCGGTGCCAACCACCAGAAATTTTATGCCCGTACCACAGGAAATACGGGTACGGAATTTATTGCACCTAATTTGTATTCCATCAACAACACCCTCATCAATTCCTACGTTTTCAACCTCTCGGAGTCATCCATCAATTCTGTTTATGCCGCAGGTTCAGTAGGTTTTCGGGATTATTTGTTTGTTGATTTCTCTGCCCGCAACGACTGGTCTTCTACCCTTTCTCCCGCCAACAACTCCTTTTTCTACCCTGCTGTGAGCGGTAGCTTGGTCGTAACCGATGCCTTGAACCTCCAAAATTCTACGTTGAGTTTCTTAAAAGTTCGTGCCTCGTGGGCACAAGCGGGAAGTTCAGGAAGCCCGTACCAGTTGACGGGCAACTATGCGCTCGACCAAACACCACACGGGGGGCAACCTTTGGGTTCGTTTACCTCAGTTATTCCCGACCCTAACCTTAAAAACGAATTAACAACGTCGCTTGAATTAGGTCTTGAAGCCCGTTTTTTCAAAAATCGTTTGGGATTGACGTTTGCCTACTACGATGCAAGTACAAAAAATCAAATTCTCAATATTCCCTTGCCTCCGTCGAGTACTTTCACGTCTCGCCGCATCAACGCGGGCGAAATTCGTAACCACGGCATTGAATTGGCCATCACAGGAACGCCCGTACGTACCGAAACAGGCTTCTCGTGGGATGCCACTTTCAACTTCTCGCGCAACCGCAACCAAGTCGTTGAATTGGCCGAAGGAGTTTCTACCTTCTTGTTGGGCGACGACCGCAACGTACAAGTTATAGCTACCCCAGGTAAGCCATTCGGAACCATCATCGGTAATGGTTTTCAATGGTTGCGCGACGACAAAGGCAATCGTTTGATTGACCCAACGACAGGTTTGCCACTCAAAACCAATGCAAAGTTGTTGTACGAAATTGGCAGTGCACTTCCCAACTGGATTGGTGGATTTAACAATACCTTCCGCTACAAAGGCTTTAGCCTTTCTGGCTTAATGGATGTAAGTCAAGGTGGAAAAATATTTTCACAAAGCTTGCGCGAAGAATTGGTTTTCGGAACCATCAAGAAGACCCTTCCTGGTCGCGATGGCTCGTATGTGGCTGATGGAGTTGTAGCTCAGAAAAACGCTGACGGAACATGGACAAGCACAGGACAAACCAATACCAAACAAGTAAGAGCCCAAGACTACTGGAACGTAATTGCTCCTGACAAAGACAACGTTGTGTCGGAAGAAATGCTCAACGACGCAAGTTATATCATGTTTAGAGAGCTAACTTTCAACTATCAATTACCGTCAAAAATCATCAGCAAAACGCCTTTCCGCAACATTCGTGCAGGCGTTTATGGACGCAACTTGTTCTACTTACAACGCAAAACCGACGGCTACGCCCCCGAGGCTTCGTCGTTCAACGTCAACAATTCCTCGCTGGGTCTTGAGTCCACCTCTTTGCCATTGTTACGTTATTTTGGCTTTAGCTTGAATTTAGAACTCTAA
- a CDS encoding SusD/RagB family nutrient-binding outer membrane lipoprotein → MKSIKIKSLVMIGALFVAQGCTEDFEKINTPPTTLSTIDPGLILSKAQKDAAFSEGYEYPNNQFGSWIQHWAGGVLISSSRYIQQTDDNLWNDHYTLIRNISQIRTQLLKGRENDPKARTKLAIARIVEISIWQRLTDLFGDVPFSETALGVDAVNNQPKFDTQDAIYKKLIQDLDAALSQITPTDDSYGAADYYFKGNITQWKKYGNSLKLRLGMRIRYADAALAQKTVTEAMGQPLLESNTDNAAVPTFNDATNANVHPVLNHWLAGSPDLKYLAAPLVAQLVNSKDPRLARLVQPTVNSVKAGAPAYKGIGVALTDELLKTIIKDDYSTASQTTFFNKAYSPAIACLAMSYSDVCFYKAEAALESWGATPDQAEKFYQDGVRAALAQNPYNITTVPADFQKELSFTGLSKDEKLEKIGTQKWIQLFGRSYEAFIEWRRMGYPALKAGPNLGSTNGQIPRRAIYSSRETLLNKTNYDEAVKRLTNGNSYTSKVWWDKK, encoded by the coding sequence ATGAAATCTATAAAAATCAAATCGCTTGTGATGATAGGGGCGCTTTTTGTAGCGCAAGGCTGTACCGAAGATTTTGAAAAAATCAATACACCTCCTACCACCCTTTCCACCATCGACCCAGGGCTTATTTTATCAAAAGCCCAAAAAGACGCCGCGTTTTCGGAAGGTTACGAATACCCCAACAACCAGTTTGGCTCATGGATACAACACTGGGCGGGTGGCGTGCTTATTTCGAGTTCTAGGTACATCCAGCAAACCGACGATAACCTTTGGAATGACCATTACACCCTGATTCGGAATATCTCACAAATCAGAACTCAATTGCTCAAAGGACGTGAAAATGATCCCAAAGCACGTACCAAACTGGCCATTGCAAGGATTGTTGAGATTTCGATTTGGCAACGTTTGACGGATTTGTTTGGTGACGTTCCTTTCTCCGAAACTGCCTTGGGCGTAGATGCCGTCAATAATCAACCCAAGTTTGATACGCAAGATGCTATTTATAAAAAGTTGATACAGGACTTGGACGCGGCGCTCTCTCAAATTACGCCAACCGACGATAGCTATGGAGCAGCTGACTATTATTTCAAAGGCAATATTACGCAGTGGAAAAAATACGGCAACTCACTCAAGTTGCGCCTTGGGATGCGTATCCGTTACGCTGACGCGGCTTTGGCCCAGAAAACCGTTACCGAAGCCATGGGCCAACCCTTGCTTGAAAGCAATACCGACAATGCGGCCGTACCAACGTTTAACGACGCAACCAACGCCAACGTACACCCTGTTTTGAACCATTGGCTGGCGGGTAGCCCCGATCTCAAATACTTGGCAGCACCCTTGGTAGCTCAGTTGGTGAACTCTAAAGATCCTCGCCTTGCTCGCCTTGTGCAGCCAACAGTTAACTCTGTGAAGGCTGGCGCCCCCGCTTACAAAGGAATTGGGGTTGCACTTACTGATGAACTTTTGAAAACAATCATCAAAGACGACTATTCAACTGCCTCACAAACAACGTTTTTCAACAAAGCTTATAGCCCTGCCATTGCGTGCTTGGCCATGTCGTACTCAGATGTTTGTTTTTACAAAGCCGAAGCAGCCCTCGAAAGCTGGGGTGCGACACCCGACCAAGCGGAGAAATTTTATCAGGATGGGGTTAGGGCAGCTTTGGCGCAGAACCCGTACAATATCACCACAGTACCTGCTGATTTTCAAAAGGAGCTCTCATTTACTGGTTTGAGTAAGGACGAAAAGTTGGAAAAAATCGGTACTCAAAAATGGATTCAGCTGTTTGGCCGTTCCTACGAAGCTTTTATCGAATGGCGCAGAATGGGTTATCCTGCTTTAAAAGCAGGGCCAAATTTGGGCTCGACCAACGGCCAAATTCCACGCCGAGCTATTTATTCGTCTCGTGAGACTTTGCTAAACAAAACCAATTATGACGAAGCCGTTAAGCGTCTTACCAACGGCAACTCATATACCTCTAAGGTGTGGTGGGATAAGAAATAA
- a CDS encoding S41 family peptidase has protein sequence MTLKKQFVLALFGLFLLLSSCSRKYIPDATYSVEQIKQDFKLMRHALEESHPGIYRYTSPDSIRLVFDQTEKLLDHPMTELEFRRTVNPIFSYIRCGHTDIYPSKGYSKYIKKNKPKEFPLGLYYVENKLRILQNRTDDTSLVVGTEVVSIDGQPAADIIAKMRQLVPSDGYNQTFKTTVINGNFGGFYRYLYGNKETFEVTVQDSLGKKRDLKLSFNKPPKPTKKASTPVKPASNQPPKTPEATPKLMVKTNPKLRTLKQSEKDSTVAILDINTFSDNHYRRFYRRSFKALKTQNIKHLIIDLRANGGGKSDASINLMSYLLESNYVVYDSANALTLRPSYHRYYSHKFSRWYTRYFWSKKLPNGQRSSRSARRVQKPTSKNGFKGKVYLLTNGGSFSAASIFPSMIQQYNPRAVVIGRETGGGRHGCNAFISPYLTLPHTQAKVRIPVFKLLLHIPGADIGHGVQPNYPVEYRFEDVKKARDLDIERAYELINASKNEK, from the coding sequence ATGACCCTAAAAAAACAATTCGTCCTCGCCCTGTTTGGACTTTTTCTTCTACTCAGTTCATGTAGCCGCAAATACATTCCTGATGCTACCTACAGTGTCGAACAAATCAAGCAAGATTTTAAGCTCATGCGTCATGCGTTGGAAGAATCTCACCCAGGAATTTATCGTTACACTTCCCCTGATTCTATTCGTTTGGTTTTTGACCAAACTGAAAAGTTGCTCGACCATCCCATGACGGAGCTAGAGTTTCGGCGCACGGTCAACCCCATCTTTTCGTACATCCGTTGTGGTCATACCGATATTTATCCGTCGAAAGGGTATTCAAAATACATCAAAAAAAACAAACCAAAAGAATTTCCTTTGGGGCTGTATTACGTTGAAAACAAGCTTCGTATTCTTCAAAATCGAACAGACGACACTAGCCTGGTCGTTGGCACCGAAGTAGTATCCATTGATGGGCAACCTGCGGCTGATATTATTGCAAAAATGCGCCAACTCGTTCCTTCCGACGGCTACAATCAAACGTTTAAAACGACGGTTATCAACGGCAACTTTGGTGGTTTTTATCGCTATCTCTACGGAAATAAAGAAACATTTGAAGTAACTGTACAAGATTCGTTAGGTAAAAAAAGAGATCTTAAACTTAGTTTTAATAAACCGCCTAAGCCCACCAAAAAGGCCAGCACTCCTGTCAAACCTGCCAGCAATCAACCACCAAAAACGCCCGAAGCAACGCCCAAATTGATGGTCAAAACCAATCCAAAACTGCGCACTTTGAAGCAATCTGAAAAAGACAGCACGGTGGCTATTTTAGACATCAACACTTTTAGTGACAACCATTATCGTCGATTTTATCGCCGTTCATTCAAAGCATTAAAAACCCAGAATATCAAACATTTGATCATTGATTTACGTGCCAATGGCGGTGGAAAATCAGACGCGAGCATTAATTTGATGTCGTATTTATTGGAATCTAATTACGTAGTGTATGATTCGGCCAATGCACTTACACTCCGTCCTTCCTACCATCGTTACTACAGCCACAAGTTTTCGAGATGGTACACGCGCTATTTTTGGTCAAAAAAATTGCCCAACGGGCAACGAAGCAGTCGTTCTGCCCGACGTGTTCAAAAACCAACCTCTAAAAATGGCTTTAAAGGAAAAGTATATCTGTTGACCAACGGCGGGTCATTTTCGGCAGCATCCATTTTTCCGTCCATGATTCAACAATACAACCCGAGGGCGGTGGTTATTGGTCGCGAAACAGGCGGAGGCCGTCACGGTTGCAATGCATTTATTTCACCTTACTTGACCCTTCCGCACACACAGGCAAAGGTGCGTATTCCCGTGTTTAAGTTGCTTCTTCACATTCCTGGCGCTGATATTGGCCATGGGGTTCAGCCCAATTACCCCGTCGAGTACCGTTTTGAAGATGTCAAAAAAGCCCGCGATTTGGACATCGAACGTGCGTACGAGTTAATAAATGCTTCCAAAAATGAAAAATAA